The DNA segment GCCTGGATCGGCGTATGAGGGCACTTATTTCGGCGACCTGAAGGTCCTCACGCTTGGCGCCGGCGTCGCCTATGAGCCGAACGCCGTCTACCGGAACGTGACCAGCGCGGGAGTCGTCCAGAACCTGGACACCGTCGATTACACCGCTTTCGCAGCCGACCTCCTCTTCGAGTACCCGACCAAGGCCGGCGTTTTCACGGTCGCGGCGCAATACCTCAAGACCGACTTCGACGACGCCGTCAAGACGAACTTCAACCCTGGCGACCGCCTCGTGAGCATCGCCGGGCTGAACGGGCAGAAGAACGGCGGGTACGTGAAGGGCGCCTACATCCTGCCGCTCAAGGTCGGAAAGAAGGGACTCCTCCAGCCCTACGTTATCGGCGAGAGCTGGAAGTTCGCGCATCTCCTTGGCATCGACGACCAGAAGATCACCCAGTACGGCGGTGGCCTCAACTACTACATCCAGCGGGAAAACGTGCGCCTGACGTTCGAGTACCTCCAGACGGAGTTCGACAAGGAGACCGGCTTCATCGGCGGCCGCGTCGACCCCGTCACCTTCGCTCCCATCGACAAGCTCAAGTCCTTCGGCACGTTCCGGCTCATGGTCCAGATCCAGGTCGGAACCTTCCTCTAAACGCTCGACAAACGACAACCGAGGAGAGACATCTCATGTTGAAGAAAATGACCATCACGCTTTTCGTGGCCGTGGCGCTCGTCGCCGCCGCCACCGTCTTCGCGGCCCCCGCGACGAACGGCAAGATTCTTTCGATCGACGGCGCCTCCGTGAAGATCGCGATCGATGGTGAGAAGCCCTCCTGGATCCGGGAGGGAGCGCCCGTGAAGTTCACGGAAGGCGTCGGCAAGATCCTCGAGGTCTCCGCCGAGGGCGTTACTCCGGTCGTCATCACCGTCAAGACGAAGAAAGCTGCCGAGTTGAAGGCCGGCCAGGCCATTTCCTTCGAAAAGGGCAAGTCGTCGGCGGGCTGCTGAGTTCGGAGATTTTCTGAGAAAGGAAGAGTGCCCCGTGAATTCGAAGCGAATTGTCATTCCGGTTCTTCTCGTCGGGCTGCTCACACTGTGGGCGGCTCCCGCTTTCGCGGCGGCCGCGGCCGAGGGGCTTCCGCCGGTCGTTTCGCCTTCCGTCCTTGCCGATCGTCTTGCGGCCGCGCCGGGCAGCGTCGCGCTGCTCGACGCGCGTCCCGCGATCAAGGCATACCTCGCCGGCCACATCGCGGGCGCCCAGACCGTCAACGTCGACAGCTTCAGGTCGACGGCCGGCGGCGTACCGGGCGCGCTCTTTCCGATGGAGACGATCCACTTCGTCGTCCACCGTCTGGGAGTCACGTCCGACACGCCCGTCGTCGTTTACGCTGAGGAAAGCGACATCGACGCCACGTTCGTCGCCTCGGTCTTGCGTATCGCCGGCCTCAAGCAGGTCTCGATTCTCGACGGCGGCTTCGAGCGCTGGACGGCCGAAAAGCGTCCCGTGACTCCGGCGCGCAAGCCTGTGGCGGCCTCGACGGAGACGTTCGTGCCCCGGCCGGCCGACCTCGTCACGCTCGACGACGTGAAGAAGGCGGTCGAGGCGAAAAACGTCGTCTTTCTCGACGCGCGCCCGGCAGAGGCCTTCAACGCGGGCCACATCCCTGGTGCGAAGTCGCGGTTCTGGAAGAAGGACATCGTCCCGGAGGGCCAGCCGAACGCAGGCTCTTTCCGCCCCGAGGCCGACGTGAAGGCCGAGCTCGAGAGCGCGGGCGTGACCGCAACGACACCCGTCATCGTCTATTGCAGCACCGGGCATCAGGCCTCGGAGCTCTTCTACACGCTCCGCCACCGCCTCGGCTATTCCAACGTGCGCCTCTACAACGGCTCCTGGCTCGAGTGGTCGATCACTCCCGGGCTGCCGAAGGAGGTAACGCCGCCTCCTGCCTGACGCCTGTTTCGATCCGATGCGGGCGGCGCGACGAGGAAACGTCACATGAAGAACGACATCACCCGAAGACGTTTCCTCGGAACCGCCGCCACGCTGGGCGCGGGGGCCGTCGCGGTCCCCGCCGTCGCGAGTCCAACCGTCCACCCGCCAGGCTGGAGCGGGACGGCCCGAGTCGAGAAGATCGCGACGACGTGCGAGATGTGCTTCTGGCGGTGCGGGGTCCTCGCATCGGTCGAAGGAGGCAAGGTCGTGAGGGTCGAGGGAAATCCCGATCACCCCCAGAACCAGGGACGCCTGTGCGCCCGCGGGAACGCGGGGACCGGACTGCTCCATGACCCCGACCGGTTGAAGACCCCGTTGCTTCGAGTTGGAGAACGCGGCGAAGGTCGCTTCAAGCCCGTGAGCTGGGACGAGGCTCTCGACTTTCTCGCCGGCCGCCTCGTGAAGCTCCGCGACGAGCACGGGCCGGAGAGCGTCGCCTTCTTCCCGCACGGCAACGGTGCGCGCTTC comes from the Acidobacteriota bacterium genome and includes:
- a CDS encoding sulfurtransferase, yielding MNSKRIVIPVLLVGLLTLWAAPAFAAAAAEGLPPVVSPSVLADRLAAAPGSVALLDARPAIKAYLAGHIAGAQTVNVDSFRSTAGGVPGALFPMETIHFVVHRLGVTSDTPVVVYAEESDIDATFVASVLRIAGLKQVSILDGGFERWTAEKRPVTPARKPVAASTETFVPRPADLVTLDDVKKAVEAKNVVFLDARPAEAFNAGHIPGAKSRFWKKDIVPEGQPNAGSFRPEADVKAELESAGVTATTPVIVYCSTGHQASELFYTLRHRLGYSNVRLYNGSWLEWSITPGLPKEVTPPPA